From the genome of Planctomycetota bacterium:
TGTATTGATCGAGCCGCTCAAAGAAGCGTCGGACGGTCACGGGCTTGCTGATGCGCGGCTTGAAGGGTTTGACGGCGGGCTTTTTCGGCACGACGTTACGGCGGCGTTTTCCGATGTCGGCCTTGGCGAGCTTTTCTATAAAATCGCGCAATGTCACGTCTTCATAGTGATGATGCGAGATGGTGATGCGCTCGGAAGTCGCGTTGATCGTGCGCGATTCGTCGAGGCGGGCGGTGTGGATGCCGAGGTTGATGTCGGTCATGAAGGCGCCGGTGATGAGCAGCGCATCGGCGTTTTCGATGGGCTTGCGCACAGCGTCGCGGCCCATCGCGCCTTCGTAGACGCCCAGGTATTGCGGGTGACGCTCGGAGAGGACGGACTTGCCCAACAGGGTCGCGGCGACGGGGTAGCCGGTGCGTTCGACGAGCTTGATGAGCTGTTTTTGCAGGGCGAAACGGTGGATTTCGACGCCGGCGAGGAGGGCGGGATGCCTGGCGGCGCGGAGCAGATCGGCGGCTTCGGCGACGGCCTCCGCGAGGGCGTGCGGATCGCTGCGCGCCGGATCGTTCTTGAGCGGGGACGGCGCGGCGCAGGGGGCGTCGACCATGTCGCGCGGGATTTCGATGTAGACCGGCCGCTTGTGACGCTGCGCGGCGGCGAGGGCATCGTCGATCTGACGCGGGGCTTCGGCGGGGTCTTCGAGGGCGACGGCGGCGACGGTGACTTTCTCGTAAATCTGAAACTGCGTGCGGTAGTCGCGGACCTGATGATGAAGCAGGGTTGAGCGGCGGCGTTCGGACAAGCCGGGGGCGCCGCTGATGACGATCAGCGGGGACTTCTCGGCGTAAGCGCCGGCGACGGCGTTGAGGGCGTTGAGTCCGCCGACGCAGTAGGTGATGCACAGGGCGCCGAGGCCGTTGACGCGGGCGTAGGCGTCGGCGGCGTAGCCCGCGCCGATTTCGGTGCATGTGCCGATGACTTTCATCTTCGAGGCGACGAGCAGGTCGTAGAAGCTCAGGACATAGTCGCCGGGGATGCCGAAGACATGAGCGAGGCCGGTCGCTTCGAGGCGGCGGACGAGGTACTGGCCGACGGTCGAGCGGGGCATGGCGAATCCTCCATCGAATACTACGCATATCGGCGAAATGAGACCTTTGGAAAACTGAACCACCAAGGCACCAAGGCCACCAAGGAATGCCTTGGTGAGTTCAAAGCCCTGCATTCGCCTTGGTGTTCTTGGTGCCTTGGTGGTTATTCAGAGATCTCAATAGTGTGCTTGCCGGTCAGCGGGCGAATCGGTAAGGTCTGGCGATGGGCGATGAGGCATCGGCTTTGAATGTGACGAATGCGGACGACGTCTGCGCGGTTTTCGCGGCGGCGGCGGCGGCGTACCGCGGCAGTTCGCTGCGTATGGGCTGCGTCGATCATCTGCCGCCCTACGGCCGGTGCACGTTCACCGGCGATCTGCACGATCACCGCGAAAACTTCACGAAGATCCTCACCGTCGCCAAACTCGAACGCGATGCGGGCAACCACCTGGTCGTGCAGGAAATCACACATCCCGATCGGCTCATCAACGGGATGGACCTGTCGTATCGCTCGCTGGTCCGGGCGGCGGAATTGAAGCAGCGGTATCCGAAACAGGTGCATCACGTTCTATCGAATCATGAGCTGGCGCAGGCGCGCGGCGAGAAGATCATGAAGGCCGGCGGATCGCAGATCGAGGCGTTCGCCAACGGGCTCGACTACGTGTTCGGCGACGGGGCGGAGGAGGTGCAGAAGGCGATCGCCGACTACATCCGCGCGCTGCCGCTGGCGGTGCGGACGGCGAGCGGGATTCTCTGTGCCCATTCGCTGCCGTCGCCGCGCATGCTTGAACGGTTCGACAAGGCGCTCCTGCTGCGCGAGATGAACGAAGCGGACATCACGGGCCCGTCGGGCAGCGCGTATCTGATGATCTGGGGCCGGAATCTGAATGAGGAACTGGCGCGGACGCTGGGCGGGATCTGGGACGTGCAGGTGTTCGTGCTCGGGCATCAGCATGCGGATATGGGTTACGAAGAAATCGGCGATTCGATCGTCGTGATCAATTCGGATCATAATCATGCGATGGCGCTGCCGGTCGATTTATCCAAAACGTACACGCGGGATCAGTTGCTCGATGCGCTGATTCCGCTGGCTTCGATCATTGTGTGAAGGTGAAACATGGCGTCGGACTATCCGCGCATCGGGCATTTCAAGACGGCGACGGCGTTCATCGAGCATGTGCGGTCGCTGGGGCTGGACCTGCCGATTGACGAGGCGATGCTCACGGCGGCGGCGGGCTCTCCGCTGGCGGAGCCGCTGCGTGTCGGCGATCGGTTGGTCGGCAACCGGTGGGCGATTCATCCGATGGAGGGATGGGACGCCACCGCCGACGGGCTGCCGACCGAGCACACGATCCGGCGATGGGTCCACTTCGGCTTGAGCGGCGCGAAGCTCATCTGGGGCGGCGAAGCGTTCGCGGTCCAGCGGGATGGGCGCGCCAATCCGAATCAGCTTTATTACGAAGCGGATCATGCGGACGCGATGCGACAGCTTCTCGAATCATTGGAGCGCGCGCATGCAGAGCGCTTCGGGCCGACGGCGGTGGACGATCTTTTGGTGGGTCTTCAACTGACGCATTCGGGTCGCTTTTCGCGCCCCAACCGCAAGGACAAACTCGAGCCGCGCATTGCGTATCACCATCCGGTGCTCGACCGCAAGTTCAACATCGCGGCGGACGACGATTCGGTGGTGCTGAGCGATGATGATGTGAAACGGCTCATCGAGGCGTACATCACCAGCGCGAAGATGGCGCAGCAGATCGGCTTCCGTTTCGTCGATGTCAAACATTGTCATGGTTATCTCGGTCACGAATTTCTCTCGGCGTACGATCGGCCGGGGGCGTACGGCGGGAGTTTCGAGAATCGCACGCGATTCCTGCGCGAGATCGTCGAGGGGATTCACGCGGAATGTCCGGGGCTTTTGATCGGGGTGCGGCTGAGCGTGTTCGACATGCCGCCGTTTCGGCCGGACCCGGCGCTGACCGGCGGCGGGAAGTTCGGGCCGGGCATTCCCGATGAATATCCCGCGAGCGGGTATCCGGGCTTTGGGTGCGTTCGCAATGATCCGCTCAAGCCGGACCTCACGGAGCCGATTGCGCTGCTGACGATGATGCGCGATGAATTGAAAATCGCGATGGTGAATTTGTCGGCGGGGTCGCCGTATTACAATCCGCACATTCAGAGGCCCGCCTATTTCCCGCCGAGCGACGGGTACACGCCGCCGGAGGATCCGATCATCGGGTGCGCCCGGCAGATCGCGATCGTGGGCCAGATCAAGAAGGCGGTCAGCGGACTGCCCATTGTCGGGTCGGCGTACAGTTATTTTCAGGAGTATCTGCCGCACGTCGGACAGGCGGCGGTGCGGTCGGGGATGGTGGACCTCATCGGGATCGGGCGCGGCGTCTTGAGCTATCCGGACATGCCGGCGGACGTGCTGGCGGGCAACCCGCTGCGCGACAAGAAAATCTGCCGCACGTTCAGCGACTGCACCACCGCGCCGCGCAACGGGATCATCTCCGGCTGCTATCCGCTGGACGACTATTACAAGAAAGCTCCGGAAGCCGAGGCGCTCAAGGAAGCCAAAGCGCAGCTTCGCATTCGGCTCAAGACGATGGATTCAGGGGCGAAATCATAATTGTCTTGCCTCCGCGGCGGCGCGTCGGTATCCTGCGATTCACGAAGTCCGCCACTGAGGCAACGATCCATGGACATTTCAAGTCGGCGTGAACTCATTCGCGTGAGCGTGCGCGTCGTCGGTGCGGCCGGGCTTTTGTTTTTCCCGCTGGCGTCGGATGTGCTGGCGGGGAAAAAGCACAAGAAGAACAACGGCAACGGTAAAAACAAGGACAACGGGCCCAAGGCCATCGAAGCGAGCGGCGCGGTGCCGGGCAAGGGATACCTGCGCGTGGCGTTTGAACTTGATCCGAACGGGCCGGCCCCGCAGTTCCGATTCACCGCCTACACAAGTGGCCTGTCCTCCACCGGGCAACCCCTCTGGCGCGCCGCCATCAACGAAGGTCTCTACGAGAAGGCCGTCACCAGCGCGACGCGTCCGATTCCCGTCAACGCCTGCAACGCCAAGATCAGCGTCGCCGGTCTGCATGTGGACTATCGCGTGCAGCTTCAGTTCAAGGCGGAGGACGGCTCCGAGTACACCTCCGTGTGCGAAAAGCAGGGCAAGGTCTGACGCTTTTTTCCGCCCCGCCGCCGCCGGGCCATCGACGAAATGTCTTTGGCAATCGCCCGCGTCGTGATACACTGATCGTCCCGCCAGTCACTCGTCGTGGGAACGGCACTATGGGCAACATGACAAGACGCGAAGTGGTCCGCGCCGGCGTGCGTGTGGTCGGGGCGATGGGGTTGATCGGCGGGCCGACGGCGACGTGGGTCATGGCGGGCGGCAAGGAGGCCAAGAGCAAGATTCCCGGCAAGGGGTATCTGCGCGTGGCGTACCAGCTCAAGCCCGTCGGCAGCTATCAGGAGTTCGAGTTCAGCGTCTGGACCAGCTACCTGAGCGTCGGCACGGAGGCGTGGCGGAATGTTTTCAACGAGGGCCCCTTCCGAAAAGCCGCCAGCGGATTCACACGGACGATCAAGGTCGGGGCGGCGGATGTGAAATTCAACTCCTCCGGCCGGGGCTTCGAGTACCGCCTCCAGCTCCAGTTCAAGGAAGAGAACGGCAACAGCTACACCGCGCTGCTGGAGGATCAGGGTCAGGTCTGACCGGATGCTCGGCGCGCCGAATTCGACGGAGTTTTACATGCAATCCAGGCGCGCTTTTTCATGGGTCATCATGTCCCTGCTGCTTGTCGCCGGCTCGGGGGTGTGCTCCGCACAGACAAAGGTCGATCCCTACATCACATTGCGCGGCTCGCTGGACAACTGCCGCATCCGCTTCGAGCGCGACAAGGTCGGCCGAGTCGTCTTCCTCGGCGGATCGATCACGCACATGAACGGCTGGCGCGCGATGGTCAGTGCCGAGATTCAGAAGCGTTTTCCCGAGACGAAGTTCGAATTCGTCGATGCGGGTATTCCATCGACCGGCTCGGTGCCCGGAGCGTTCCGTTTCGAGCGCGATGTGCTGGGGGGCGGCCCCGTCGATCTGCTCTTTGAGGAAGCGGCGGTCAACGACTCGACGAACGGGCGATCCGACACGGCCCAGGTGCGCGGCATGGAGGGCATCATCCGTCACGCCCGCCTCGCCAATCCCAACACCGATATCGTCATGCTCTACTTCGTCGATGACGAAAAAATCAACCAGTTCAAGAAAGGCATGATCCCGCCGGTCATCGCCAATCATGAAAAGGTCGCGTCGTACTACGGCGTGTCCGACATCGATCTGGCGCATCGCATCACGGACATGATCGAGGCGCATCAGATCACATGGAAAGAGTTCGGCGGGATTCACCCCGCGCCGCCCGGGCACAAGCTCTACACCGAAAGCATCATGAAGCTGCTCGATGCGGCGTGGGCCAAGCCGCTCGCCGGCGACGCCAAGATCGAGCCGCATGCCTGTCCCGACAAGCCGCTCGATACGCTGAGTTATTTTCACGGCAAACTCGCGGGGCTCGACGATGCGAAGCTCGTCGAGGGGTTTGAGCATGTGCCGACTTGGAAGCCGGCGGACCGCACGGGGACGCGCCCGGGATTCGTCGAGGTGCCGATGCTCATCGCCGAGCAGCCCGGCGCGATGCTCAAGTTTCCGTTCAAGGGCACGGCCGTGGGCATCTTCGTGGCGGCGGGCAACGATGCGGGGACCGTCGAATACCAGATCGACGGCGGCGACTGGAAGACGCAGGACCTGTTCACGCAATGGAGCAAGGGGCTGCATATTCCGTGGGCGTACGTGCTGGCGGACGAATTGTCGGACGGGCCGCACGAACTGACGCTGCGCGTCGCCAAGGACGCCAACGACAAGAGCAAGGGTCACGCCCTGCGCATCGTGCATTTTCTGGTGAACGGCGGGTGAATCGATCAGCGGGGTTTGACCGGCGGGGCGTCGGCGTCTTTGGTCAGCTTCGCGACATCCAGCTCGAAGGACACGCGGCGCTCGGTGGTTTCGGTGGCGAGGATGATGCGCATCTGAATCGGCGCGGACTTCTCATCGGTCGGGTAGAAGCGCACCATGCCCGTCCCGTTGCCGGTCACATAGTTGTAGGGCGGGGCGCGCAGGGGCACGGGCTTGGACTGCGCGTCCAGGCCGGTGATGGCGTACAGAAACGGCGGTCGGTCGAGGGCGTCGATCGACAGATTGCCCTCGCGGACATACTGGTACGCGACGTTCAGGAACGAGTTGGGGTCCTGCTTTTCGATATGGTCGACGCGCACCTTGATGCCGGGCGCGAGAGGCGTCATCGTCGCCGAGGGCGCGAGCAGGATGTCCGTCTCGTGCGTGCCGGTCACTTCGAGCAGATAGATGACGCCGCGGATTTTCGCCACGCGCGACGTGTCCGTCACGAGGCGCGACAGGTCCACGCCGATGCCCTGCGCGCCTGACCCGTCGGCGGGGGCCATGATGCGGTTGACGTTGTAGCCCTCGCTGCGCCCGCTCCAGCGCGTCGGCTTGGAGCGCATCACCGACTCGCCCGCCGCATCCGTGATCTGCGTCAGCTCGATGATGTACGCGGCGTATCGACGCTGCGCCGGGAAGGTGATCTGCCCGTTGAGCGACATCTGATTGTCGACCGAGCCGTCCTTGAGATCGAACGTCGCGGAGGAATTGATGGAGTTCCACTCGATTTCGACGCCGGTGTCGGCATCAACCTGCGGCGGCACTTCGTCGGCGGCGCGGGTATGGACCGGCAGCGCGAACAACAACAGCGTCAGACACGCAAAGCGCAGGCGTCGGTCCATTGTTCGAGCATAGCCGCCGCATCGCACGGCGGCAACGCGGCGGGCGTCAATTCATCCCCGCCTCTTCCAGGCCGTACTGCTTGATCTTCTTGTAAAGCGTGGTGCGATTGATGTCGAGCACCTCGGCGGTCTTCTGCCGGTTCCAGTCATTGGCGCGGAGCGTGGCGAGAATAATCTGGCGCTCGGGCTCCTGAAGCGCATCGCGCAGCGGCTGCGGCCGCCAGCTCGGACCGGCCCACCAGCCGGGCCGGCGACGCCGCTCCACGAACCCCGGCTCCCCGTCGGGCGACTGACAACGGATCGACTCGGGCAGATCGTCCGCATCGATCACCGGACGACGGCTCAGCACGACGGCGCGCTCCACCGCATTTTCCAATTCCCGCACATTGCCCGGCCAGCGATAGCGGATCATCGCCTCGATCGCCTCCTGACCGAATCCCGTGATGACCTTCCCGGTCTCGCGGCAATACTTGTGCAGGAAGTGCTCGGCCAGCAACGGCACATCGCTCGGCCGCTCGCGCAGCGTCGGCAGCGTCAGCAGCACGACGTTGATGCGGTAATACAAATCCTCACGGAACCGCCCCTGCTCCACGAGCTTATCGAGCGGCTCGTTGGCGGCGATCACGAAACGCACATCCGCCTTGACCGTCTGGTGCGAACCGACCGGCTCGAACTGCTTTTCCTGTAGCACGCGCAGGAGCTTGAGCTGAAGCGCGGGCGTGGCGGAGTTGATTTCATCGATGAACAGCGTGCCGCCCTCGGCCGCGCGCAGCTTGCCGAGCTTGTCGGAGTCGGCGCCGGTGAAAGCGCCTTTGACATGGCCGAACAGTTCGGATTCGAGCAGCGTTTCGGGGATCGAGCCGCAGGCGAAGGTGATGAACGGCTTGTCGCGCCGGGTGGAGCGTTCATGAATCGCGCGGGCGACCATCGTCTTGCCCGTGCCGCTCTCGCCGCCGATCGAGACGGTCGTCGTCGTCGGCGCGACGGCCTCGACGAGGTCGTACACTTTCTGCATCCGCCGATCCTGCCCGATCATCGACTCGACGCCGCCGCGGCCGGCGAGTCGATTCCGCAGCGTGGCGTTCTCGGCGATCAGCGCCTGCTGGCGCAGCGCCTTCGCCACCGTGAGCATCAGTTCCTCATCCACGACCGGCTTCGTCAGATAGTCGAATGCACCGAGCTTGACGGCTTCGACCGCTGACTCGATCGTGCCGTAGCCGGTCAGCACGATGACGACGATCGAATCGTGCTGCTTACGCACCTGTTTGAGCAATTCGAGCCCGCCGGTGCGCGGCATGTTCACATCGGTGAGCACGAGATTGAACGGGTCCTCATCGTGCTCCGCCGCATCGCGCAGCAGCGCCATCGCCTCCGACCCGTCGCAGGCGGTCGCCGTACGGTAGCCGGCGTTTTGCAGGAATTTCTCGAGGGATTCGCTGATGATTGGATCGTCATCGACGACGAGAATCCGTGCTTTTTGCGTCGGGCTGTCACTGCTCATGTCTCACCCCTGCGTTTGATGGAGTCGCCATGCGACGCTGAGGCGCGTGCCGCCGCCGTCGCGGGTTTCGATTCGGATGCTTCCGCCGATCGATTCGACGATCTGGCGGCTGATGGCCAGGCCCATGCCGTGGCCGGAGGTCTTTGTGGTGGCGCCGGGCGCGATCCATCCGTCGCCGAGGCGCGGCAAGGTCGGATCGAGCCCGGGGCCGTTGTCTTCGATGTCGAGCGTCACGATGCCCGCCGCTTCATGGGCGCGAATCATCACCTGCCCGTCGCGCCCGATGGCTTCGACGGCGTTCTGAAGGGCGTTGGCGATGACCGGATACATCGGGCCGGCGGGCGTGCGCTCGATCGTGTCGGGCACGTCGATGGTCAATTCGATGTTGGCCGCCTCCGCGGCGGGCTCGATCATCTTAAGCGCGTAATGCAGCGCATCGCCGAACGTCGACTGCTGCCAGTAGAGCCGCGCGGGATCGCCGGCGCCCCCCGCCGCCATCCATCGCCGCAGCAGCACCGCCATCTGGCGCAGCCCGTCGCTGGCGGTGCGCAGGCGGTCGTGTGCATCGTCGCCGACCGCTTCGTCGGTCTGGCGATCGATGTCGCTCAGCGCCAGCGTCATGTTGCGCAGCGAGCCGTCGAGCAGATTTGAAAGCTCGTGCGCGAATCGCCGGCCCGATTCGGGGGTCGCCTCCGGTGCCGGGGCCTCGGCGCTCTCCGCCGTGCCCACGAGGCGCAGAAATGGCGCGGTCGTGTTGCGTGAATCCGACATATACACAGAAAATCGGCCGAATCGGGGCGTCAATTCAGTGCATGTTGCGGAAAATCAACCGCCCGATAAGCGCTCAGTTGGATCGCTGCAATTCCGTGGCGATCATGCGATCGACCTCGCCGACCGCCGTCGCCGCCACCGGCTTGACCGTCATCGCCGGATCGCTCACCGCAATACTCGTCGTCGGTTTGACCGCCAACGATGCGACCGGCATCGCGCCCTGCATCGACGCCGGACCCTTGGCGACCGGCTGCGCGTTGAGGTACGTCGAATAACGATAAAGCATCTGCGGCCGGCGACCGTCGCTGGTGCTCACCGCATTGTGATACCGCGTATACGTCATCGAGTGCGACACGCCCGCCGTGTCCGCCGCCCGCACCGCGCCCGTCATCACCGCCATCGCCACCAATCCGCCGCCGATCTTCTGGATCATCCTGGACATCATCGAGTCTCCATTGAGGGTGAAAAGACTCGCCAAAACTACGATTGGAATGTCGACAAGCCAAACCCCGCGCACGACAAAGTCAGGGCGAACCCGTACCGTTCGCCGGCCAATCGTTACAACCGTCACATTTTCACAGGATCACGCCACGCCGATCGCCGCCGCGTCGCGGTCGGTGAGCATGCCGCCGTCAGCCCGCGGCCTGACCGTCCCGTCGCGCTTCCACGACCGCTCGCAGCGCGGCTCGTCTGATAAGTCGTCGACGCCGATCGTCTCGCCGCCTTGTGCTTCGACAAGCGTGAACCGGCTCACGCCGCACAGGTCCGCCATCTCGCCTGCCAGCGGTGCGATCGCCTGATAGTTCGCCGCGGGCAGCGAAGCGGTGATCCCCGCGTCGAGCGGATTGTCCAGCCCCCGCTGCGCCTTGGCGTCCTCCAGCGCCCGCAGCGCCCGGTCGCGCAGCGACATCGCCTGCGTCCAACCCGCGTGCGCCGCGACGGACTTCGCCGCCGGAAGCTCCAGCGTATGCACCGTCGCCTCCGTATCCATCGCCGCGCCGCTCAGCGCCAGGTGCGCTTCGTCCGCCGTATGCACCAGCACCGGCGCGACAAGGCGAATCAATGCGTCGGCCATGTCGTACATGACTGTCTGTGTGCGCCGTCGGCGATCGGATGCAGCCGCGTCGCAGTAGAGACGATCCTTCGTCGCGCTCAGGTAGATCGCGCTGAGCGTGTCGTTGCAGAACTGGAAGATCGCTTCGTGCACCTTGCGGAAGCGATAGGATTCGTAGCCCGCCCGCACCTCGGCGACGAGCTGCGACAATTCGTTCATCGCCCATGCGTCCAGACTCGTCGCGTCCGCCGCCGTCAGGTCACGCCGATCGGTCGCCGCGTTGAAGTCGCTCAAATTCGAGAGGAGGAAGCGAATCGTGTTCCGCACCTTGCGATACTCTTCGCCGGCCAGCTTGAAGTAATCCAGGTCCGACTTGATGTCGTTGTCCGTGTTGAGCGACGCGACCCACCACCGGCAGACATCCGCCCCGAAATCCTTGAGCAGATCCTCGACGGCCAGCGCGTTGCCGCCCGACTTGCTCATCTTCTTGCCGTGCTTGTCGACCATGAACCCGTGCGTGAGCACCGTATTGAACGGCGAAACGCCCGACGCGCCGAGTCCCGCCAGCAGCGACACCTGAAACCACCCGCGATGCTGATCGCTTCCTTCCAGGTACAGATCGACCGGATACTTCATCCCCCGCTGCCGCACCACCGCGTTCCACGAACAGCCGGAGTCGAACCAGACGTCGAAAATGTCCGCGCCTTTGCGAAGTGCGGCGTGGGGAGTGCGGAGTGCGGAGTGAACCCACTGCGGCGCATCCGCATCGTTGGCGACGTCGTATTTAGCCAGCAGTTCCTCCGGCGACGCGCTGAACCAGATGTCGCTGCCCTTTTCGCGCACCATGTCGGCGATCGCCTTGACGCTCGCCGCCGTCATCAATACTTGTCCCTTTTCCGGGCCGTAGAAAGCGGGGATCGGTAATCCCCATGAGCGTTGCCGGCTGATGCACCAGTCGGGGCGCGTCTCAAGCATGCCGCGCATCCGGTTGCGGCCCCACTCGGGGACGAACTTCACATCGCTCGCCGTCGTGTCCAGCGCCATTTGGCGCAGCGAAGTATTCGCATCATCCACGCGGATGAACCATTGTTCGGTCGCGCGGAAGATCACCGGCGTTTTGCTGCGCCAATCGTGCGGATAGCTGTGCATGAACTTGTGATCGCGGTACAGGTAGCCCGTCTCGCGCAGATGTTCGATGACCAGTTCGTTGGCCTTCCACACATCGACGCCGCGCAGCCAATCCGGCGCGGTCGAATCGAATGTGCCGTCGCCCTGCACGGGGCAGTAGATGTCCATGCCGTAGCGCAGGCCGGTCTGATAGTCCTCGACGCCGTGGCCCGGCGCGGTATGCACAAGGCCGGTGCCGTCTTCGAGCGTGACATATTCCGCGGTGACGAGCGGGCTGACGCGGTCGATGAACGGGTGGCGATACTTGACGCCCGCCGCTTCGAGTTCCTCGCCGCTGGCCAGGCCCAGCCGATCGAAGCTCGCGCCGACCGCGCCGAAAATCTGCTCCGCCATGTCCGCCGCGACGATGACCCGCGCGATGCGGTTTTCCCATGTGATGCGGTACAGCCCGTACTCCGCGCGCGGCGACGCCGCCACGGCGAGGTTCGCCGGCAAGGTCCACGGCGTCGTCGTCCAGATCATCAGATTGATCGATTCGCCCGGCCGGGCGTTGAGGCGCGACGGCAAATCCTGCGGATTCTCCACCGTGAACATCACATAAACGCTCGTGTCCTCGCGGTCCTCGTATTCGAGCTCCGCCTCCGCAAGCGCGGTCTGATTGGCGATCGACCAGTGCACGGGCTTGAGGTCGCGGTAGACGAGCCCCTTGCCGACGAGGTCCGCGAAGACTTCGAGCGTCGCCGCTTCGTAGGCCGGGTTCATGGTCAGATACGGATTCTCGTAGTCGCCGACCGTGCCGAGGCGCTGCATCTGTTT
Proteins encoded in this window:
- the ileS gene encoding isoleucine--tRNA ligase → MCYHVGLPSRIKTAMSEQAEKRSYKQTLNLPKTSFAMKANLVQREPEFQKRWDKLGLYQRMRDARKGRESFVLHDGPPYANGPIHLGHLLNKVLKDIVVRSRCMMGFDTPFVPGWDCHGLPIEHKVMKDLGDKARTMVAPQIRKRCQDDAAKFVKLQGKQMQRLGTVGDYENPYLTMNPAYEAATLEVFADLVGKGLVYRDLKPVHWSIANQTALAEAELEYEDREDTSVYVMFTVENPQDLPSRLNARPGESINLMIWTTTPWTLPANLAVAASPRAEYGLYRITWENRIARVIVAADMAEQIFGAVGASFDRLGLASGEELEAAGVKYRHPFIDRVSPLVTAEYVTLEDGTGLVHTAPGHGVEDYQTGLRYGMDIYCPVQGDGTFDSTAPDWLRGVDVWKANELVIEHLRETGYLYRDHKFMHSYPHDWRSKTPVIFRATEQWFIRVDDANTSLRQMALDTTASDVKFVPEWGRNRMRGMLETRPDWCISRQRSWGLPIPAFYGPEKGQVLMTAASVKAIADMVREKGSDIWFSASPEELLAKYDVANDADAPQWVHSALRTPHAALRKGADIFDVWFDSGCSWNAVVRQRGMKYPVDLYLEGSDQHRGWFQVSLLAGLGASGVSPFNTVLTHGFMVDKHGKKMSKSGGNALAVEDLLKDFGADVCRWWVASLNTDNDIKSDLDYFKLAGEEYRKVRNTIRFLLSNLSDFNAATDRRDLTAADATSLDAWAMNELSQLVAEVRAGYESYRFRKVHEAIFQFCNDTLSAIYLSATKDRLYCDAAASDRRRRTQTVMYDMADALIRLVAPVLVHTADEAHLALSGAAMDTEATVHTLELPAAKSVAAHAGWTQAMSLRDRALRALEDAKAQRGLDNPLDAGITASLPAANYQAIAPLAGEMADLCGVSRFTLVEAQGGETIGVDDLSDEPRCERSWKRDGTVRPRADGGMLTDRDAAAIGVA
- a CDS encoding response regulator, with the protein product MSSDSPTQKARILVVDDDPIISESLEKFLQNAGYRTATACDGSEAMALLRDAAEHDEDPFNLVLTDVNMPRTGGLELLKQVRKQHDSIVVIVLTGYGTIESAVEAVKLGAFDYLTKPVVDEELMLTVAKALRQQALIAENATLRNRLAGRGGVESMIGQDRRMQKVYDLVEAVAPTTTTVSIGGESGTGKTMVARAIHERSTRRDKPFITFACGSIPETLLESELFGHVKGAFTGADSDKLGKLRAAEGGTLFIDEINSATPALQLKLLRVLQEKQFEPVGSHQTVKADVRFVIAANEPLDKLVEQGRFREDLYYRINVVLLTLPTLRERPSDVPLLAEHFLHKYCRETGKVITGFGQEAIEAMIRYRWPGNVRELENAVERAVVLSRRPVIDADDLPESIRCQSPDGEPGFVERRRRPGWWAGPSWRPQPLRDALQEPERQIILATLRANDWNRQKTAEVLDINRTTLYKKIKQYGLEEAGMN
- a CDS encoding alpha-keto acid decarboxylase family protein, which translates into the protein MPRSTVGQYLVRRLEATGLAHVFGIPGDYVLSFYDLLVASKMKVIGTCTEIGAGYAADAYARVNGLGALCITYCVGGLNALNAVAGAYAEKSPLIVISGAPGLSERRRSTLLHHQVRDYRTQFQIYEKVTVAAVALEDPAEAPRQIDDALAAAQRHKRPVYIEIPRDMVDAPCAAPSPLKNDPARSDPHALAEAVAEAADLLRAARHPALLAGVEIHRFALQKQLIKLVERTGYPVAATLLGKSVLSERHPQYLGVYEGAMGRDAVRKPIENADALLITGAFMTDINLGIHTARLDESRTINATSERITISHHHYEDVTLRDFIEKLAKADIGKRRRNVVPKKPAVKPFKPRISKPVTVRRFFERLDQYIGDHTTVICDIGDSLFGATDLTIHQKTEFLSPAYYTSMGFAVPAALGAQIADRKKRPVVFVGDGAFQMTCHEISTLVRHHLNPIIFVLNNKGYTTERIIHEGPYNDIHNWAYHLYPQLVREGWGAEVRTEGELEDALTRAAANTACFSILNVHLDKLDHSASLARLGARLGKVKSLSCCKFVKGRVSGRRVGVGC
- a CDS encoding NADH:flavin oxidoreductase, yielding MASDYPRIGHFKTATAFIEHVRSLGLDLPIDEAMLTAAAGSPLAEPLRVGDRLVGNRWAIHPMEGWDATADGLPTEHTIRRWVHFGLSGAKLIWGGEAFAVQRDGRANPNQLYYEADHADAMRQLLESLERAHAERFGPTAVDDLLVGLQLTHSGRFSRPNRKDKLEPRIAYHHPVLDRKFNIAADDDSVVLSDDDVKRLIEAYITSAKMAQQIGFRFVDVKHCHGYLGHEFLSAYDRPGAYGGSFENRTRFLREIVEGIHAECPGLLIGVRLSVFDMPPFRPDPALTGGGKFGPGIPDEYPASGYPGFGCVRNDPLKPDLTEPIALLTMMRDELKIAMVNLSAGSPYYNPHIQRPAYFPPSDGYTPPEDPIIGCARQIAIVGQIKKAVSGLPIVGSAYSYFQEYLPHVGQAAVRSGMVDLIGIGRGVLSYPDMPADVLAGNPLRDKKICRTFSDCTTAPRNGIISGCYPLDDYYKKAPEAEALKEAKAQLRIRLKTMDSGAKS